TGCCGCACGCCCTTCGGCATGCACTGACGACGGGTTGCCGCACAGGTCCATCGCCGCAATCATCGCATCGCGCGCCTCTGCCCGCACGGGCGTGGTGGCATTGTGATCCAGATAAACGCGTTTCATAGACTCATGTTTTCCAATCTGAGGGCACTTGGACCGTCCCTGCCTCTAGCGGGAACCGGGGTCAATCGGCCTCGGCGTCGACCACCGCAAAAAGGTTCGGAACCGCCGGGCACGGCGCCAGCTCGTTTTCGATGACATCCGACAGGCGCGTCTGGTGCAGGAACACATAGACCTGCGCGCTAAGACTTTGCCACAGACGGTTGGTCAGCGACTGCGCCCGCGATCCAGAGGCCGCGCCGGAGGCACCTGCCCCCTTGTGCATCGCATCAACGGTTTCATCGACAGCCGACAGCACATCCACCACCCGGATTTCCGACGCCGGTTTCGCCAGACGATAGCCGCCGCCCGGCCCACGCACCGAAGCCACCAGATCGGCCCGGCGGAGTTTCACAAACAGCTGCTCCAGATAGGGCAGCGAAATATCCTGACGTTTGGAGATATCGCCAAGCACGACAAGGGTGCCTTCCGGTTGAAGGGCAATATCAGCAAGGGCAACCATGGCATAGCGCCCCTTGGTGGATAGTTTCATCGTCCAGACACTCCAAACAGCCGCGTAAATGCCGAAAACATTGACCTTAACCGCATCAACGCATATCTGATCTTGACAGCGCAGGTCCAAGACCCCCGCAGCAATTAGAACAGTTCTAAGGTGCCTTACCGAATTCGTCAAGTTTCCCGGTCCGGCATTCAAGGAAATACCAAGAGTAGGAACGTACTGCCCATGCCTGAGGTCATTTTCCCCGGACCCGAAGGCCGCCTGGAAGGCCGCTATCACCCCCAAAAAGAAAAAGACGCACCGATCGCGATCATCCTGCATCCGCACCCTCAGTTTGGCGGCACGATGAACAACAAGGTTGTCTATAACCTGCACTATGCCTTCTACAACATGGGCTTCACCGTGCTGCGCTTCAATTTCCGGGGTGTTGGCCGGTCGCAGGGTGAATACGACCAAGGCGTCGGTGAGTTGTCCGATGCGGCGTCGGCGCTGGATTACCTGCAGTCGATGAACAACAACTCCAAGCATTGCTGGGTTGCCGGCTTCTCCTTTGGCGCCTGGATCGGCATGCAGCTGCTGATGCGCCGCCCCGAGATCACTGGCTTCATATCGGTAGCCCCGCCTGCCAATATGTATGACTTCTCCTTCCTGGCGCCCTGCCCGTCCTCGGGTCTGATCATCAACGGCACCGCCGACCGCGTGGCGCCGCCCGCAGACACGGTGAACCTGGTGAACAAGCTGCACGAGCAGAAAGGTATCACCATTACCCATACCGAGGTCGAAGGCGCGGATCACTTCTTCCAGGATCAGCACATGGACACGTTGATGACCAACGTGAACGACTACGTCAAACGCCGCCTGACAGAGAACACGCGCTGATGAGCACGATCGAGACGCTGGCCCAAAAGCTGGCCATCGATACGCTGAAGATACAGGACGCCATCGGCCAGGACCGGCTTTATGTCGAAGTCGGACAGGTTCTGGGCGCGGCGTCCCAATCTCTGGAAGAGGCATTTCTGACCGAGATCCGCGTGCGCCTCGCCGAGCGCAAAGCCCGGGATTTTCTGAACCAGAAAATCGCAGCCCTGCAGGCCGAAGCTGAAGCGCAACTGAACAAGGCGGACGGCGCGTCGTGACGATGCGCCTCCAACGACAGTTCGACTTTCTCCTCGAAGCAGAAAAACTGCGCCGGATCGAACGGCAAAACCTCATTCTGGACGGGTCGCGCGCGGAA
This genomic stretch from Phaeobacter gallaeciensis harbors:
- a CDS encoding Rrf2 family transcriptional regulator — protein: MKLSTKGRYAMVALADIALQPEGTLVVLGDISKRQDISLPYLEQLFVKLRRADLVASVRGPGGGYRLAKPASEIRVVDVLSAVDETVDAMHKGAGASGAASGSRAQSLTNRLWQSLSAQVYVFLHQTRLSDVIENELAPCPAVPNLFAVVDAEAD
- a CDS encoding alpha/beta hydrolase; this encodes MPEVIFPGPEGRLEGRYHPQKEKDAPIAIILHPHPQFGGTMNNKVVYNLHYAFYNMGFTVLRFNFRGVGRSQGEYDQGVGELSDAASALDYLQSMNNNSKHCWVAGFSFGAWIGMQLLMRRPEITGFISVAPPANMYDFSFLAPCPSSGLIINGTADRVAPPADTVNLVNKLHEQKGITITHTEVEGADHFFQDQHMDTLMTNVNDYVKRRLTENTR